A stretch of Bordetella genomosp. 13 DNA encodes these proteins:
- a CDS encoding bifunctional diguanylate cyclase/phosphodiesterase, whose protein sequence is MSKSILRRLLLSVSGAVAVILAGVLALSVSAAREYLSGQLQMQSRDAAVALALSLSQPGSADPAVRALLVTALFDGGNFREVSFQDAQGNPVVQRRAGQAHPAVPAWFRDVVPLRARSATQAVSDGWRQMGTVTVVADDTYAWESLWRSCVRMTALVLAAGLLWALSAWFLVRWLRLRVLPELGDEVRALGQGIWEGPPAAPRVSELAGLAQAVNQAREQLRAQAESQAARTESMQAELDRDLVTGAASRKAFLHELECALAESGEEAAAHRRYPMGHVLVFRQRDLAGINRHMHRALVDQWLRMVYDRIHAAVAARRHPGAVLGRLNGSDFALLFPHSTTPVATLLAERLRAELRHLRIPVGEGELCRWALALTNYTHGARVGEVLARLDHALMQAENAGDDRLQLAPEEVPPALTMGESAWKEVIQNGLRLSLYALAVEPVVDLDGHVVRHEAQLTLQASGEAEPMPASMFIPVAVRLDLSADCDLQAVRLGLEWLAQHRGELSVRLSLPSLRQSGFLVQLQRLLVESPALARRLYVEVDAHGLVEQYASIEDLCRLAARMGTRVGLRRLAQQFNALTRLHGLPLAYVKLGGSFVGGLAASPGSQALVSTVIDLASQRDIDVCAEDVPDAATRRVLEQLGVRLMRGPGATV, encoded by the coding sequence GTGTCGAAGTCGATCCTGCGACGGTTGTTGCTGAGCGTCTCCGGGGCCGTCGCGGTCATCCTGGCCGGAGTATTGGCGCTCAGCGTGTCGGCGGCACGCGAATATCTTTCGGGGCAGTTGCAGATGCAGAGCCGCGACGCGGCCGTCGCGCTGGCGCTGTCGCTGTCGCAACCGGGCAGCGCCGACCCGGCGGTGCGCGCGCTGCTGGTCACCGCGCTGTTCGACGGCGGAAACTTCAGGGAAGTCAGCTTCCAGGACGCGCAGGGCAACCCCGTGGTGCAGCGTCGCGCCGGCCAGGCGCACCCGGCCGTGCCAGCCTGGTTCCGCGACGTGGTGCCGCTGCGCGCCCGGTCGGCCACACAGGCCGTCAGCGACGGCTGGCGGCAGATGGGTACGGTGACCGTCGTGGCCGACGATACTTATGCGTGGGAGTCGCTGTGGCGCAGCTGCGTGCGCATGACGGCGCTGGTGCTGGCGGCCGGCCTGCTGTGGGCGCTCTCGGCCTGGTTCCTGGTGCGGTGGCTGCGCCTTCGCGTGCTGCCCGAACTCGGCGACGAGGTGCGCGCGCTGGGGCAGGGAATCTGGGAGGGCCCGCCCGCGGCGCCCCGCGTGTCGGAGCTGGCCGGCCTGGCCCAGGCCGTGAACCAGGCGCGCGAGCAGCTGCGCGCCCAGGCCGAGTCGCAGGCGGCACGCACCGAGTCCATGCAGGCAGAACTCGACCGCGACCTCGTCACCGGAGCGGCCAGCCGCAAGGCCTTCCTGCACGAGCTCGAGTGCGCGCTGGCCGAGTCCGGCGAAGAGGCCGCCGCGCATCGGCGCTATCCCATGGGGCACGTGCTGGTGTTCCGGCAGCGCGACCTGGCCGGCATCAACCGGCACATGCACCGTGCGCTGGTGGACCAGTGGCTGCGCATGGTCTATGACCGCATCCATGCCGCGGTGGCGGCGCGACGTCATCCCGGTGCGGTGCTGGGCCGGTTGAACGGATCGGATTTCGCGCTGCTGTTCCCGCATTCCACCACGCCGGTGGCCACGCTGCTGGCCGAGCGTCTGCGCGCCGAATTGCGGCACCTGCGGATTCCGGTGGGCGAGGGCGAACTGTGCCGCTGGGCGCTGGCGCTGACCAACTACACGCATGGCGCGCGGGTCGGCGAAGTGCTGGCGCGGCTGGATCATGCGCTGATGCAGGCCGAGAACGCGGGCGACGACCGCTTGCAGCTGGCTCCCGAGGAGGTTCCGCCGGCGCTGACCATGGGCGAATCGGCCTGGAAGGAAGTGATCCAGAATGGCCTGCGGCTGAGCCTGTACGCGCTGGCGGTCGAGCCCGTCGTCGACCTGGACGGACACGTCGTGCGTCACGAGGCGCAGCTTACGCTGCAGGCCAGCGGCGAGGCCGAGCCCATGCCGGCCAGCATGTTCATTCCCGTGGCCGTGCGGCTGGACCTGTCGGCCGACTGCGACCTGCAGGCCGTGCGCCTGGGCCTGGAGTGGCTGGCGCAGCACCGCGGCGAGCTGTCGGTGCGCCTGTCGCTGCCGTCGCTCAGGCAGTCCGGCTTCCTGGTGCAGTTGCAGCGCCTGCTGGTCGAGTCGCCGGCGCTGGCACGCCGCCTGTATGTGGAAGTCGATGCCCATGGCCTGGTCGAACAATACGCCAGCATCGAGGACCTGTGCCGGCTGGCGGCTCGCATGGGCACGCGGGTGGGACTGCGCCGCCTGGCGCAGCAGTTCAACGCACTGACGCGCCTGCACGGCCTGCCGCTGGCCTATGTGAAGCTGGGCGGAAGCTTCGTGGGCGGCCTGGCGGCCAGTCCCGGCAGTCAGGCGCTGGTGTCCACGGTGATCGACCTGGCCAGCCAGCGCGACATCGACGTGTGCGCCGAGGACGTGCCGGACGCGGCCACGCGCCGGGTACTGGAGCAGTTGGGCGTGCGCTTGATGCGCGGGCCGGGCGCGACCGTCTGA
- a CDS encoding tryptophan--tRNA ligase: protein MNTRVLTGITTTGTPHLGNYAGAIRPAIQASTQAGVDAFFFLADYHALIKCDDPARVARSRLELAATWLASGLDPERVTFYRQSDIPEITELCWLLTCVTPKGLMNRAHAYKASVDQNAAKGVDPDDGVTMGLFSYPILMAADIVLFNAHKVPVGRDQIQHLEMARDIAQRFNHLYGSDFFVLPEVVIEEEVATLPGLDGRKMSKSYNNTIPLFEGGASALRSAVMRIVTDSRQPGEPKDAEGSHLYTLYRAFATPAESARFRAELEGGMGWGDAKTALYDRLEGILAPMRERYDALMARPERIEEILQAGAQKARAMAAPALLVLREAVGLRNLGGSQPAAKTAQPARKAGKGARFVSFRDADGSFRFRLLAADGEELLTSQAYADPKQAGAAMKRLPADGLLQEADQGYAAHLDGAVVAGSPAGADAADVAGMLARAREALAELAQQ, encoded by the coding sequence ATGAACACCCGCGTCCTTACCGGCATCACCACCACCGGCACTCCCCATCTGGGCAACTACGCCGGAGCCATCCGGCCGGCCATCCAGGCCAGCACCCAGGCGGGCGTGGACGCGTTCTTCTTCCTGGCCGACTACCACGCGCTGATCAAGTGCGACGATCCTGCCCGCGTGGCGCGCTCGCGGCTCGAACTGGCCGCGACGTGGCTAGCCTCGGGCCTGGACCCCGAGCGAGTCACGTTCTATCGCCAGTCCGACATTCCCGAGATCACCGAGCTGTGCTGGCTGCTTACCTGCGTCACGCCCAAGGGGCTGATGAACCGCGCGCACGCCTACAAGGCGTCGGTGGACCAGAACGCCGCCAAGGGCGTGGATCCGGACGACGGCGTCACCATGGGCCTGTTCTCGTATCCCATCCTGATGGCCGCCGACATCGTGCTGTTCAATGCCCACAAGGTGCCGGTCGGCCGCGACCAGATCCAGCACCTGGAAATGGCGCGCGACATCGCTCAGCGTTTCAACCATCTGTATGGCAGCGACTTCTTCGTGCTGCCCGAGGTGGTCATCGAGGAAGAGGTGGCCACGCTGCCCGGCCTGGACGGCCGCAAGATGTCCAAGAGCTACAACAACACGATCCCGCTGTTCGAGGGCGGCGCGTCGGCGCTGCGCTCGGCGGTGATGCGCATCGTGACCGATTCGCGCCAGCCCGGCGAGCCGAAGGACGCCGAGGGCTCGCACCTGTACACGCTGTATCGCGCCTTCGCCACGCCCGCGGAAAGCGCGCGCTTTCGGGCAGAACTCGAGGGCGGCATGGGCTGGGGCGATGCCAAGACGGCGCTGTACGACCGTCTCGAAGGCATCCTGGCGCCGATGCGCGAACGCTACGACGCGCTGATGGCGCGCCCCGAGCGCATCGAGGAAATCCTGCAGGCCGGCGCACAGAAGGCCCGCGCCATGGCGGCGCCCGCACTGCTGGTGCTGCGCGAAGCGGTGGGCCTGCGCAACCTGGGCGGCTCGCAGCCGGCCGCCAAGACGGCCCAGCCGGCCCGCAAGGCCGGCAAGGGCGCGCGCTTCGTCAGCTTCCGCGACGCGGACGGCAGCTTCCGCTTCCGCCTGCTGGCGGCCGACGGCGAGGAGCTGTTGACCTCGCAGGCCTATGCCGATCCCAAGCAGGCCGGGGCCGCGATGAAGCGCCTGCCCGCCGACGGCCTGCTGCAAGAGGCCGACCAGGGCTACGCGGCTCATCTGGACGGCGCCGTGGTGGCGGGCAGCCCCGCGGGCGCCGACGCGGCCGACGTGGCCGGCATGCTGGCCCGCGCGCGCGAGGCCCTGGCGGAGCTGGCGCAGCAATAG
- a CDS encoding DUF3325 domain-containing protein: MNAAAFCLAYAGFSALCLGMDRHYEDVFDRAMPRQHRLVLRLLGSLGLALSLVASASAWGWSYGTIEWIGILSLAGLLLIWFLTYWPRAALAAGGACALAAPVLAWAWA; the protein is encoded by the coding sequence ATGAACGCTGCCGCCTTCTGCCTGGCATACGCCGGTTTCTCAGCCCTGTGCCTGGGCATGGACCGCCACTACGAGGACGTGTTCGATCGCGCCATGCCGCGCCAGCATCGCCTGGTGCTGCGCCTGCTGGGTTCCCTGGGACTGGCCCTGTCGCTGGTCGCCTCGGCGTCGGCATGGGGCTGGAGCTACGGCACGATCGAATGGATCGGCATCCTCAGCCTGGCCGGCCTGCTGCTGATCTGGTTCCTTACCTACTGGCCCCGCGCGGCGCTGGCCGCCGGCGGCGCGTGCGCGCTGGCTGCGCCGGTGCTGGCCTGGGCCTGGGCCTGA
- a CDS encoding PepSY-associated TM helix domain-containing protein produces MSATVQASARPPQAEGLRQAMSWLHTWSGLIFGWVLFAMFLTGTLAFFRPEITRWMQPEVSVQAVPMARSIEVAEHYLREHAPDATRWFITPSTAREPAVRISYQDPKPAPGQRGFKRVTLDPSTGQPIEMRETRGGDFFYRFHFELEVANPWGRWLASIAGMFMLVAIISGVITHKKIFTDFFTFRPRKGGQRAWMDGHNALSVLGLPFHLMITFSGVLLFAAMLMPAGILAVYDNERQFFDDAFPAFAMKPASGTPAELVPLGPIVAQAEQAWEGGRIGRVVVNRPGDAAATISVGRASSDRVSYGRLAPTRTYSGVDGRLISEVSAQSGAATTAGTIIGLHLGLFAEPLLRWLYFLVSMAGTAMVGTGLALWIAKRRQKLRPGAPDTFSLRMVDSLNAGSIAGLFVACAAYFWANRLLPLDLPGHALWETRIFFITWGLCFLYACVRGRGKWRELLWLGAALSMLLPVVNALTTSRHLGVSLPAGDWVMAGFDLTVLACGVLLAWVARRCGRSRAAAARSAQGSAPAASRRAARPAVDPSPRGQAEAAAQAAYEPR; encoded by the coding sequence ATGAGCGCCACTGTGCAAGCCAGCGCCCGCCCGCCGCAGGCGGAGGGATTGCGCCAGGCGATGTCCTGGCTGCATACCTGGTCGGGCCTGATCTTCGGCTGGGTGCTGTTTGCCATGTTCCTCACGGGCACGCTGGCATTCTTCCGGCCCGAGATCACGCGCTGGATGCAGCCCGAGGTGTCCGTGCAGGCCGTGCCAATGGCGCGCTCGATCGAAGTGGCCGAGCACTACCTGCGCGAGCACGCGCCGGATGCGACCCGCTGGTTCATCACCCCGTCCACCGCACGCGAGCCGGCGGTAAGGATCAGCTATCAGGACCCCAAGCCGGCGCCCGGCCAGCGCGGCTTCAAGCGCGTGACGCTGGACCCGTCGACGGGACAGCCCATCGAGATGCGCGAGACGCGCGGTGGCGACTTCTTCTACCGCTTCCACTTCGAGCTCGAGGTGGCCAATCCCTGGGGGCGCTGGCTGGCCAGCATCGCCGGGATGTTCATGCTGGTGGCCATCATCAGCGGCGTGATCACGCACAAGAAGATCTTCACCGACTTCTTCACCTTTCGCCCGCGCAAGGGCGGGCAGCGCGCCTGGATGGACGGGCACAACGCGCTGTCGGTGCTGGGCCTGCCGTTTCACCTGATGATCACGTTCAGCGGCGTGCTGCTGTTCGCGGCCATGCTGATGCCGGCCGGCATCCTCGCCGTCTACGACAACGAGCGGCAATTCTTCGATGACGCCTTTCCCGCCTTCGCCATGAAGCCGGCCAGCGGAACGCCGGCCGAACTTGTGCCGCTAGGCCCGATCGTGGCGCAGGCCGAACAGGCCTGGGAAGGCGGCCGTATCGGACGCGTGGTGGTCAACCGGCCCGGCGATGCGGCGGCAACCATCAGCGTCGGCCGCGCTTCGTCCGACCGGGTGTCGTACGGCCGTCTCGCGCCTACGCGCACCTACAGCGGGGTGGACGGCCGCCTGATCAGCGAAGTCAGCGCGCAGAGCGGCGCGGCCACCACCGCCGGCACCATCATCGGCCTGCACCTGGGTCTGTTCGCCGAGCCGCTGCTGCGCTGGCTGTACTTCCTGGTCAGCATGGCGGGCACCGCCATGGTGGGCACCGGCCTGGCGCTGTGGATCGCCAAACGGCGCCAGAAGCTGCGGCCGGGCGCGCCGGACACGTTCTCGCTGCGCATGGTGGACTCGCTGAACGCGGGCTCGATCGCGGGGCTCTTCGTCGCTTGCGCCGCCTACTTCTGGGCGAACCGCCTGCTGCCGTTGGACCTGCCCGGACATGCGTTGTGGGAAACCCGCATCTTCTTCATCACCTGGGGCCTGTGTTTCCTGTATGCCTGCGTGCGCGGCCGCGGCAAGTGGCGCGAACTGCTGTGGCTGGGCGCGGCGCTGTCGATGCTGCTGCCTGTCGTGAACGCGCTGACGACGTCGCGGCACCTGGGCGTGTCCCTGCCGGCGGGCGACTGGGTCATGGCGGGCTTCGACCTGACCGTGCTCGCGTGCGGCGTATTGCTGGCCTGGGTGGCGCGGCGTTGCGGCCGTTCTCGCGCGGCTGCCGCGCGCAGCGCGCAGGGCTCCGCCCCCGCGGCCTCGCGGCGCGCCGCGCGGCCCGCCGTCGATCCGTCGCCGCGCGGCCAGGCCGAAGCTGCCGCGCAAGCCGCCTACGAACCGAGGTGA
- a CDS encoding DUF3649 domain-containing protein has product MKPDPSASLLRYRFAVASRSIAAIAGGYALASATAAFMAAWLPLPRVDAVIAAQMGAFVAYACAVLWVFATHSAWRAWGGVMAPALVLGGLYWMARAPGAA; this is encoded by the coding sequence GTGAAACCCGACCCCTCCGCAAGCCTGCTGCGATACCGATTCGCCGTCGCATCCCGTTCCATCGCCGCAATCGCCGGAGGTTACGCGCTGGCTTCAGCCACCGCCGCCTTCATGGCCGCCTGGCTGCCCCTGCCGCGCGTCGATGCGGTGATCGCCGCGCAGATGGGCGCCTTCGTGGCCTATGCCTGCGCGGTGCTGTGGGTCTTCGCCACCCATAGCGCATGGCGCGCCTGGGGCGGCGTGATGGCGCCCGCGCTGGTGCTGGGCGGGCTGTACTGGATGGCGCGCGCGCCGGGGGCGGCATGA
- the zapE gene encoding cell division protein ZapE, protein MNVLEYYQQALSERGYKPDPAQQKAVERLQRYYDDWVRFKAMRSNALKKLLSRPEVPRGVYLWGGVGRGKSFLMDAFYANVPVVRKTRLHFHEFMRGVHRELEEVKGTQDPLDEVARRVARRYRLICFDEFHVSDVADAMILYRLLLKLFEHGTSFVMTSNYEPSTLYPDGLHRDRILPAIQLIQQRMDVLNVDAGIDYRRRALEQVQCYHTPLNEQSRQALEEAFRKLSDTPPQPNPVLHIEHREIRAHALGGSVVWFDFATLCGGPRSQNDYLELATRFHAVVLSDVPRMGPRQASEARRFTWLIDVFYDHKVKLIMSAECPPEELYTQGALSNEFHRTVSRILEMQSREYLESERRQTVQL, encoded by the coding sequence ATGAACGTCCTCGAGTACTACCAACAAGCCCTGTCCGAGCGCGGCTACAAGCCCGACCCGGCGCAGCAGAAGGCCGTCGAACGCCTGCAGCGCTATTACGACGACTGGGTCCGCTTCAAGGCCATGCGCTCGAACGCGCTGAAGAAGCTGCTGAGCCGTCCCGAGGTGCCGCGCGGCGTGTACCTGTGGGGCGGGGTAGGGCGCGGCAAGAGCTTCCTGATGGACGCGTTCTACGCGAACGTGCCCGTGGTGCGCAAGACGCGCCTGCACTTCCATGAGTTCATGCGCGGCGTGCACCGCGAGCTCGAAGAGGTGAAGGGCACGCAGGACCCGCTGGACGAAGTGGCGCGCCGCGTGGCCAGGCGCTATCGCCTGATTTGCTTCGACGAGTTCCACGTGTCGGACGTGGCCGACGCCATGATCCTGTATCGGCTTCTGCTCAAGCTCTTCGAGCACGGCACGTCGTTCGTCATGACCTCGAACTACGAGCCCTCCACGCTGTACCCGGACGGGCTGCACCGCGATCGCATCCTTCCCGCCATCCAGCTGATCCAGCAGCGCATGGACGTGCTGAACGTCGATGCCGGCATCGACTACCGGCGCCGGGCGCTGGAACAGGTGCAGTGCTATCACACGCCCCTGAACGAACAGTCGCGCCAGGCCCTGGAAGAGGCCTTCCGCAAGCTGTCGGACACGCCGCCCCAGCCCAATCCGGTGCTGCACATCGAGCATCGCGAGATCCGCGCGCATGCGCTGGGTGGATCGGTGGTGTGGTTCGATTTCGCCACGCTGTGCGGCGGCCCGCGTTCGCAGAACGACTACCTCGAACTGGCCACCCGTTTCCATGCGGTCGTGCTGTCGGACGTGCCGCGCATGGGGCCGCGCCAGGCCTCCGAGGCGCGTCGCTTCACGTGGCTGATAGACGTGTTCTACGACCACAAGGTCAAGCTGATCATGTCGGCCGAATGCCCGCCCGAAGAGCTGTACACCCAGGGCGCGCTGTCCAACGAATTCCATCGCACGGTGTCGCGCATACTCGAGATGCAATCGCGCGAATACCTGGAATCCGAGCGCCGGCAGACGGTGCAGCTGTAG
- the lpdA gene encoding dihydrolipoyl dehydrogenase, with product MSKQFDVVVIGAGPGGYIAAIRAAQLGMSVACIDAWQNGEGGPAPGGTCTNVGCIPSKALLQSSEHFEQVNHHFAEHGIEAKGVTLKLDTLLGRKNKVVKQNNDGILYLFKKNKVTFVHGKGAFAGQVEGGWAIKVSGTADEDLVARHVIVATGSSPRELPGLPFDEKLVLSNDGALNIGAVPKKLGVIGAGVIGLEMGSVWRRLGAEVTILEAMPEFLAAADQQVAKEALKAFGKQGLDIQMGVKIGEAKASGKSVTIPYTDAKGGEQKLVVDKLIVSIGRVPYTGGLNAEAVGLKLDERGFIAVDGDCKTNLPNVWAVGDVVRGPMLAHKAEEEGVAVAERIAGQHGHVNFDTVPWVIYTSPEIAWVGKTEQQLKNEGREYKAGSFPFMANGRARALGDTTGFAKVIADAKTDEVLGVHIVGPMASELISEAVTIMEFRGAAEDIARICHAHPTLSEAVKEAALAVDKRTLNF from the coding sequence ATGTCCAAACAATTCGACGTCGTCGTCATCGGTGCAGGCCCCGGCGGCTACATCGCGGCCATCCGCGCCGCCCAGCTCGGCATGTCCGTGGCGTGCATCGACGCCTGGCAGAACGGCGAAGGCGGCCCGGCTCCCGGCGGCACCTGCACCAACGTCGGCTGCATCCCGTCCAAGGCGCTGCTGCAGTCGTCCGAGCACTTCGAGCAGGTCAACCATCATTTCGCCGAGCACGGCATCGAAGCCAAGGGCGTCACCCTGAAGCTCGACACGCTGCTGGGCCGCAAGAACAAGGTCGTCAAGCAGAACAACGACGGCATCCTGTACCTGTTCAAGAAGAACAAGGTCACCTTCGTCCATGGCAAGGGCGCGTTCGCCGGCCAGGTCGAAGGCGGCTGGGCCATCAAGGTCAGCGGCACCGCCGACGAAGACCTGGTGGCCAGGCACGTCATCGTGGCCACCGGCTCGTCGCCGCGCGAACTGCCCGGCCTGCCCTTCGACGAGAAGCTCGTGCTGTCCAACGACGGCGCGCTGAACATCGGCGCCGTGCCGAAGAAGCTGGGCGTCATCGGCGCCGGCGTCATCGGCCTGGAAATGGGCAGCGTGTGGCGCCGCCTGGGCGCCGAAGTCACCATCCTGGAAGCCATGCCCGAGTTCCTGGCGGCGGCCGACCAGCAGGTGGCCAAGGAAGCCCTCAAGGCCTTCGGCAAGCAGGGCCTCGACATCCAGATGGGCGTGAAGATCGGCGAGGCCAAGGCCTCGGGCAAGTCGGTCACCATCCCCTACACCGACGCCAAGGGCGGCGAGCAGAAGCTGGTGGTGGACAAGCTGATCGTGTCGATCGGCCGCGTGCCCTACACCGGCGGCCTGAATGCCGAAGCCGTCGGCCTGAAGCTCGACGAGCGCGGCTTCATCGCCGTGGACGGCGACTGCAAGACCAACCTTCCCAACGTGTGGGCCGTCGGCGATGTGGTGCGCGGCCCGATGCTGGCGCACAAGGCCGAGGAAGAGGGCGTGGCGGTTGCCGAGCGCATCGCCGGCCAGCATGGCCACGTCAACTTCGACACCGTGCCGTGGGTCATCTACACCTCGCCCGAGATCGCGTGGGTCGGCAAGACCGAGCAGCAGCTCAAGAACGAAGGCCGCGAGTACAAGGCCGGTTCGTTCCCCTTCATGGCCAACGGCCGCGCGCGCGCGCTGGGCGACACCACCGGCTTCGCCAAGGTGATCGCCGATGCCAAGACCGACGAGGTCCTGGGCGTGCACATCGTCGGCCCGATGGCTTCCGAGCTGATCTCCGAAGCGGTCACCATCATGGAGTTCCGCGGCGCCGCCGAAGACATCGCCCGCATCTGCCACGCGCATCCCACGCTGTCCGAAGCCGTCAAGGAAGCCGCCCTGGCGGTGGACAAGCGCACGCTGAACTTCTAA